A region of Candidatus Methylomirabilota bacterium DNA encodes the following proteins:
- a CDS encoding class I SAM-dependent methyltransferase has translation MTEPFYRLEDLGDRRVLTVAGREYPTVYSARVVRMLVERKGALRAPPYFSYKETRGRHFLGPLFAYLRARGCRDLSVLEVGCSFGHITEYLAEQPEVREISTFDTDPSFVAMVRAKVEELGLARVAEVRLLSNDETRRLPYPDARFDLVLVVGVIEHLPTRGRREIVTEYYRVLAPGGHIAILDTPNRLFPLETHSIGLPLVQWLPAPLAYAYARLGRPRRFHGVSYGQFVADGTGWRNATLAACVPSACRRGLEDVTEEAGYGWRFFRDTARSRTRKLLLPSFALVCRALRHLHLPLSLALPYLNLVFRKR, from the coding sequence ATGACCGAGCCCTTCTACCGCCTCGAGGACCTGGGCGACCGACGCGTGCTCACCGTGGCCGGGCGGGAGTATCCGACGGTCTACAGCGCGCGCGTGGTCCGCATGCTCGTGGAGCGCAAGGGCGCCCTGCGCGCTCCGCCGTATTTCTCCTACAAGGAGACGCGCGGACGTCACTTCCTGGGCCCGCTCTTCGCGTATCTGCGCGCGCGCGGCTGTCGCGATCTCTCGGTGCTCGAGGTCGGCTGCTCCTTCGGTCATATCACGGAGTATCTGGCCGAGCAGCCCGAGGTGCGGGAGATCTCGACTTTCGATACGGACCCCTCCTTCGTGGCCATGGTCCGGGCCAAGGTCGAGGAGCTCGGGCTCGCCCGCGTGGCGGAGGTGCGCCTCCTCTCCAATGACGAGACGCGCCGGCTTCCGTACCCGGACGCGCGCTTCGACCTCGTCCTCGTGGTGGGCGTCATCGAGCATCTGCCCACGCGCGGCCGCCGCGAGATCGTGACGGAGTACTACCGCGTGCTCGCCCCCGGTGGTCACATCGCCATCCTCGATACGCCGAACCGGCTCTTTCCGCTCGAGACGCATTCCATCGGCCTGCCCCTCGTGCAGTGGCTCCCCGCGCCGCTGGCCTACGCCTATGCGCGGCTGGGCCGTCCCCGGCGCTTCCACGGCGTCAGCTACGGACAGTTCGTCGCGGACGGCACGGGCTGGCGCAACGCCACCCTCGCCGCGTGCGTGCCGTCCGCCTGTCGCCGGGGACTGGAGGACGTGACCGAGGAAGCCGGGTATGGCTGGCGTTTCTTCCGCGACACCGCGCGCTCGCGAACCCGGAAGCTGTTGCTGCCGAGCTTCGCCCTCGTGTGCCGCGCGCTCCGCCACCTCCATCTGCCCCTCTCCCTGGCCCTGCCCTATCTGAACCTCGTCTTTCGCAAGCGGTGA